GCCCGAAGCATCGCAGATTGTTTCCACAACCGGTGCTATCACCGCGCTCGGCGCAGCGTTTGTCGCCGCAGGGCAGACCGACATCAAAAAGATTCTGGCGTTTTCGACCGTGTCGCAGCTCGGCCTCATGGTGATCGCAGTCGGCAGTGGCGCTTACGCGGCGGCATTTTTTCATCTTTTTACGCATGCGTTTTTCAAGGCGATGCTCTTTCTCATCGCAGGGGCAATCATTACGTATGCGCACCATGAACAGAACATTCGCCGCATGGGCGGATTAATCCGTTCACGTCCGGTGCTCGGCATTCTGTTTTGGCTCGGCCTTGCATCGCTCGCGGGCCTGCCGGGTTTCTCTGGCTTCTTTTCGAAAGACCATATTCTCGCCGCTGCATTCTCGCTCAAATCAGGCGGATCGATAGTCGGCATGATGACTTTGGGTGTGTCGCTGCTCACCGCATTCTACACGTTTCGGCTCGGCATCGTGGTCTTTCACGGGCCCTCGCAGCATAAGAGCGCGCATACAGAGCACGGCGACGAACCGTCGGTGAGTTTCTATCTCCCCCTTATTATTCTCGCAGTACCTTCGGTGCTCGCGGGCCTTGTGGGAGTTCCCGCTGTATTCACAGGCAGCGAGTCTGTTTTCTTCGAATATATTACGCGAAACTTTCCCGTTTCGCTCAATGAATTTATTCGCCTGATCCAGAACCCACTCGATCACGCGTTTGAGATGAAACTGGTTGCCGCAGGCATCGGTGTGGCAGTCATCGGTGCAGCGACGGCGATTGTCTATTATGGTGTTCTGCAGAGACGCCCGGCGGCAGAGGGCGCGTTTCGCGGTGCTGTCGCACGCCTGAGCCTCAATAAGCTATACGTTGACGAAATTTATCAATTCGTGTTTGTCTCACCATACAAGGCGCTCGCAGAAAAAGCCTCTCTCTGGGAAAAGCGCATCTTACCGGGAATATCTGATGGCCTTGGTCTGCTGGCACAGTCGGTTGCATCAGCCGTTGCCCGGCTGCAGACGGGCGAATTCGCGCACTATGCGATGGCCGGTTTCGCCGGGTTTCTCTTGATGCTCGTGATCGCGATGGGGGTTCTGTAATGCTGGCCATCGCCATTCTGACTCCGCTCGTCGTGGGCCTCGCGATACTCTTTCTGAAAGACGAACCCATCGGCGCGAAGTTTCGAAACCGAAATGCAATTATTTCGATAGCGGCAACGGTTGTGGTTCTGGTGGTTGCAGTTCTATTGCAGCGCAGGTTTGCCGGCAATTACGGCGAAGCCCAGCTCAAAGAAGTGTGGATCGCCTTTCCCGGGGCGGGCCTGAACCTGTCTTTCGCTCTCGACGGGCTTTCAATGCCGCTCTTTCTTTCGACTGCCTTTCTGTTTTTCATTGCTGCGCTGTTTTCATTGAACGTGCAGAAGCTGCAGTCGCAGTTGCTGACTCGCCAGTTCTGGGCTTCGTTCTTAATGCTTGAAGCGATTGTACTCGGTGTCTTTGCCGCCTACAACTTCATCGTCTTCTTCATGCTGTGGGAGCTCTTTCTCATACCTGTCGTAATTCTGATGTGGCGCTTCGGCCTTGCAGAACGCAAGGCCGCGGCGGCGCGGTTTTTCATTTACACGTTCGTTTCTTCGGCCTTCATGCTCGCCGCGTTTGCCGCGCTGGTCTATTATGCCCCGCGCATTGGTGCCGATTTCGATTTTAAGACAACATTCGCCCCCGACCTGCAGCTCGTGCATTTCGAAAAGCAGAGGCTGATCTTTTTGTTCTTGCTGATCGCCTTTCTCGTCAAAATGCCCATTTTTCCATTTCATGCATGGCTGCCGCTCACCCACACTCAGGCGCCGCTCGGCACTTTGTTGCTCTCTGGATTATTCTTGAAGCTCGGCTCTTATGGCGTCTTGCGGTTCATCTCTCCCAACTTTACGGGCGTTATTGCCGAGTGGGGTTCGGTCTTCATTTCGCTGGGCATATTTTCGATGCTCTACGGAGCCTTCGTTGCGTATCGTCAGCAGTCATTTCGTTATGTGATTGCCTACTCGTCGCTGTCGCACATGGGTCTGCTCTTCGCCGGCACTCTGACAAACAACGAATACGGCGTCACGGGTGCTATCATTCAAAACGTGGGCCACAGCCTCGCGAATGCATTGCTCTTTGTAATTGTGACAATGCACCTGGCACGGGCCAAATCAGACGATCTGGCGACAATGCAGGCGCCGAAGAGTTTTTTCTACCAGGTTGCCTTTTCTATCGCGCTCTTCTCGGCCATCGGAGTGCCGGGCACCGTGGGTTTTGTCGGCGAGTTCTTGATGCTCTTCGGCCTTTCGTTCAGGTCGTGGCCGCTCACCATTGCCGCAATCTTGACCCTGGTGTTTAGCGCCGCTTACATGCTGAGGCTCTACCACAAGATGCGCGCCAACGGCACCGACAGCGGATGGTCGCCAACGCCGATTGAGCGGGTCTGTCTCGGCCTGCTGTGTGCGACCATTCTTTGGTTCGGCCTGCAACCTTCATTTCTGGCAGAAAATGCGCGCAGCACTGCGCGTGTTGTGACAGTCAACTCGGGAGTGAATCGCTGATGTTACTGACGCTGAACGATCTGCTCGCGATGGCTCCGCAACTGCTGCTGGTGGGCGGCGGCCTGTTGGTACTCACTTCACAGATTCTGATCCGCGGCCCCGGCGGTGCCCGCCTCGCCTGGAACCTTACACTCGTGACCCTCATCGCGACTGCGATTGTCGTTGCCTTTGGCCTTAGCGACGCAGCCGGCAAGGTAACCGTATTGCCTCAGGCATTTCTCGGCTCAGATACTGTCTCGGCAATGAACAACACGTTTCGCTATACTGCGTTCAGTGCCAATGCGATTCTTCTCTTTGTTGCGCTCGCGATTCTATCGCTGCTCTTTATGCGCACGCTTTTGCCGGCGCTGAACATCGATTTTGCTGAAAATTACTTTTTGTTGCTCATGAGCCTTGCCGGCTATGCATACGCGGTCTGCGCCGAAGACCTGATTACTTTGTTTGTCGGCCTGGAACTGGGCTCTTTGCCTGTGATCGTGCTCATCGGCATGAACCGTGAATCGCGGACAGCCAACGAAGCGGCACTAAAATACCTATTGCTTTCGGCTTTTGCCGTTGCATTTCTGCTCATGGGTATCGCACTCGTTTATGCGGGCGCGGGCACGCTGAAACTCAGGGAGCTGCGCGAAATTGCTCCGCATTTCACCAAGACCCGCGTGCTCGTGCTGGCACAACTCTTCATTTTGACGGGTTTCTTCTTTAAACTGGCGGCGTTTCCGATGCAGGGTTATATTGCCGACGTCTATGCGGGCTGCACGAGCGCCTTCACGATGGTGTTGGCCTCGCTTTCAAAGGCTGCCGCGGCCTTGTTGTTGTTCAAGGTGTCGATGGGTGTACACGACGGTTTCAGGCAATATCTTGCGCCGGTGCTCACCCTCGCCGCCGTGGGTTCGATGTTTGTCGGTACCTTCAGCTCACTTGCTGCCACGAATCTGAAGCGGTTGCTCGCTTACTCTTCGATCACCAACGCAGGCTTCTTGCTCTGCTTCTTGATAATACCTGCGGGAACCGACGTCGGCATCATGGGAACCTTGAAACAAGATGCAGGGTCTGCGTTTTACATCTACGTTGTGGGTTACGCATTCGCCTCGCTGCTTGCCTTCGGCGCGATTGCTATCCTCGAAATGCAAACCGGCAAAAACGACATTACCCTCGATGACCTGAACGGGCTTGCTGCGCATAACCGGTTTGTTGCGTGGGCACTCGGCATCGGCGTGCTTTCGTTCATGGGCATGCCGCCACTCGCCGGCTTTTTTGGTAAGTTTTTTCTCTTTAAATACCTTGCAGTTTCGGGAAATCTGACGCTCGCGGCAATCGCCGGTCTTGCCAGTGGTATTTCAGTTTATGCGTATATTCGCATTCTGAAGCCAATCTTCCTTGGCGAGAGTGAAAGTCCTGCAACTGCAGATTCCCCGGCTGCGGCACCCGCGCAGCGCGCGGGCGCCTATGTGCTCATTGCTGTTCTGAGTTTTTTTGCTGCCTTTTCTGCCTTTTTATATAATAGCGGAGTTACCGCAGTTCAGAAAATTTACTGAAATTTGGGAGTTTCTATGTTCAGAAAAATTAACCAACGCAGGTTTCGACTCTCTGCCTTGGGAGTAGCGAATTTCACCCTGTTCGTATTCT
The sequence above is a segment of the Turneriella parva DSM 21527 genome. Coding sequences within it:
- a CDS encoding NADH-quinone oxidoreductase subunit N — translated: MLLTLNDLLAMAPQLLLVGGGLLVLTSQILIRGPGGARLAWNLTLVTLIATAIVVAFGLSDAAGKVTVLPQAFLGSDTVSAMNNTFRYTAFSANAILLFVALAILSLLFMRTLLPALNIDFAENYFLLLMSLAGYAYAVCAEDLITLFVGLELGSLPVIVLIGMNRESRTANEAALKYLLLSAFAVAFLLMGIALVYAGAGTLKLRELREIAPHFTKTRVLVLAQLFILTGFFFKLAAFPMQGYIADVYAGCTSAFTMVLASLSKAAAALLLFKVSMGVHDGFRQYLAPVLTLAAVGSMFVGTFSSLAATNLKRLLAYSSITNAGFLLCFLIIPAGTDVGIMGTLKQDAGSAFYIYVVGYAFASLLAFGAIAILEMQTGKNDITLDDLNGLAAHNRFVAWALGIGVLSFMGMPPLAGFFGKFFLFKYLAVSGNLTLAAIAGLASGISVYAYIRILKPIFLGESESPATADSPAAAPAQRAGAYVLIAVLSFFAAFSAFLYNSGVTAVQKIY
- the nuoL gene encoding NADH-quinone oxidoreductase subunit L, which gives rise to MNRELIPYFIVAVPLLPLVAAVVNACLFGWAQRAGSQRIQYWTILVSLSATVLALAAHFVTIQLHPSLTGEGTATIVSPLRWLTMTYPLTLSWAIRFDALTSIMVPVVLFVGLMVQIFSVGYLHDRKHDIARYFALLSFFMFSMLLLVVAANLFVFFVGWEAVGLSSYKLISFYIDKDAAQRAGKKAFIMNRIGDAALLLGAFAIFRAANTGDFREIALAFTKGSVAAGYANFIGLMIFIGAAAKSAQFPLYTWLPDAMTGPTPVSALIHAATMVTAGIFLMLRLEPVFVVAPEASQIVSTTGAITALGAAFVAAGQTDIKKILAFSTVSQLGLMVIAVGSGAYAAAFFHLFTHAFFKAMLFLIAGAIITYAHHEQNIRRMGGLIRSRPVLGILFWLGLASLAGLPGFSGFFSKDHILAAAFSLKSGGSIVGMMTLGVSLLTAFYTFRLGIVVFHGPSQHKSAHTEHGDEPSVSFYLPLIILAVPSVLAGLVGVPAVFTGSESVFFEYITRNFPVSLNEFIRLIQNPLDHAFEMKLVAAGIGVAVIGAATAIVYYGVLQRRPAAEGAFRGAVARLSLNKLYVDEIYQFVFVSPYKALAEKASLWEKRILPGISDGLGLLAQSVASAVARLQTGEFAHYAMAGFAGFLLMLVIAMGVL
- a CDS encoding complex I subunit 4 family protein: MLAIAILTPLVVGLAILFLKDEPIGAKFRNRNAIISIAATVVVLVVAVLLQRRFAGNYGEAQLKEVWIAFPGAGLNLSFALDGLSMPLFLSTAFLFFIAALFSLNVQKLQSQLLTRQFWASFLMLEAIVLGVFAAYNFIVFFMLWELFLIPVVILMWRFGLAERKAAAARFFIYTFVSSAFMLAAFAALVYYAPRIGADFDFKTTFAPDLQLVHFEKQRLIFLFLLIAFLVKMPIFPFHAWLPLTHTQAPLGTLLLSGLFLKLGSYGVLRFISPNFTGVIAEWGSVFISLGIFSMLYGAFVAYRQQSFRYVIAYSSLSHMGLLFAGTLTNNEYGVTGAIIQNVGHSLANALLFVIVTMHLARAKSDDLATMQAPKSFFYQVAFSIALFSAIGVPGTVGFVGEFLMLFGLSFRSWPLTIAAILTLVFSAAYMLRLYHKMRANGTDSGWSPTPIERVCLGLLCATILWFGLQPSFLAENARSTARVVTVNSGVNR